The proteins below are encoded in one region of Leptospira sp. WS4.C2:
- a CDS encoding energy transducer TonB, whose protein sequence is MKSFTLYLQYKLRRFGLFRASLFASVSLHILCYLIYFILTLPSSAAFQETSMEDMDVSFEEIPPELIGGTSSPAPVEKQEWVEGSNKDAEEKPDNSDLNPNQLSGNGTDKDGYLFSFNGDRPPTPIIDFDLKAYFPEAAKAANISQRTVVVMVQVDEQGVLQGVKIVSGRAGYGFDEAAIRIIQRARFSPGYDKGKPTRMAHRLPISFDLEED, encoded by the coding sequence ATGAAGTCATTTACCTTGTATCTGCAATACAAACTGAGACGGTTCGGACTTTTCCGAGCCAGTCTTTTTGCATCAGTGAGTTTGCATATACTTTGTTATCTGATTTATTTTATACTGACTCTTCCCAGCAGTGCGGCTTTCCAAGAAACATCTATGGAAGATATGGATGTATCTTTTGAAGAAATTCCTCCTGAACTGATCGGTGGAACATCAAGTCCGGCTCCAGTAGAAAAACAAGAATGGGTCGAAGGATCTAACAAAGATGCGGAAGAAAAACCTGACAATTCAGATTTAAATCCCAACCAACTCTCTGGAAATGGAACCGACAAAGATGGTTATTTGTTTTCCTTTAACGGAGATCGGCCTCCCACTCCTATCATTGATTTTGATTTGAAAGCTTATTTCCCAGAAGCTGCAAAAGCGGCCAACATCAGTCAAAGAACCGTCGTGGTGATGGTGCAAGTGGATGAACAAGGTGTGCTCCAAGGAGTAAAAATTGTTTCTGGGAGGGCCGGATACGGGTTTGATGAAGCAGCCATCCGGATCATCCAAAGAGCTCGGTTTTCGCCAGGTTACGATAAAGGAAAACCAACTCGTATGGCACATAGACTACCAATCAGCTTTGATTTAGAAGAGGACTGA
- a CDS encoding MotA/TolQ/ExbB proton channel family protein has product MQDFVDLGEKIIFLVMLFASILAIAVFIERLIVYKRNFNKESESLLDSLTLLVRHRDLKGTEKLLETHPMENSYTRFMHFVLEREKENHKGLEELMEGKILKERLSLEERLPILNTLGNNTPFIGLLGTVLGVIKAFYGLGTLGNSGAEVVMRSISTALLATAAGLAVAIPVVMANNYFTRKMKLIIGHLEILSKEIHASFITSGKHNQSSSSTPNIHH; this is encoded by the coding sequence ATGCAAGATTTCGTAGACCTTGGGGAAAAAATCATATTCCTCGTTATGTTATTCGCAAGTATTCTCGCGATTGCCGTATTTATTGAAAGGTTGATTGTTTATAAACGTAATTTTAACAAAGAATCAGAGTCGCTTCTGGATTCACTCACTCTCCTCGTCCGCCATCGCGACCTAAAAGGTACAGAAAAACTATTGGAAACCCATCCCATGGAAAACTCCTACACTCGGTTTATGCATTTTGTTTTGGAACGAGAGAAGGAAAACCACAAAGGCTTAGAGGAACTGATGGAAGGGAAAATTCTGAAAGAACGATTGAGTTTGGAAGAAAGACTTCCAATTCTCAACACTCTCGGAAATAACACTCCCTTCATCGGATTACTAGGAACAGTACTTGGAGTCATCAAAGCTTTTTATGGTCTAGGGACACTTGGTAACTCGGGAGCAGAAGTGGTGATGCGTAGTATTTCTACTGCCCTACTGGCGACGGCTGCGGGACTTGCGGTTGCGATTCCAGTGGTGATGGCAAACAACTACTTCACTCGTAAAATGAAACTCATCATTGGTCACTTGGAAATCCTATCCAAAGAAATCCATGCAAGTTTCATCACTAGCGGAAAACACAACCAGTCTTCTAGTTCTACTCCGAATATTCATCACTAG
- a CDS encoding UTP--glucose-1-phosphate uridylyltransferase — MEKQKSDQLITETMKAAGLSNAFIADFITKVDAVRNGETGMVNWEEVGDLDPETDEISLETIHSSYPTDLSLLSKLVVIKLNGGLGTSMGLDKAKSLIPIKGSMSFLAVMAKQIEFIRSEYGIDVPLLFMDSYNTQKESQIELEKNGFKQTLRTSFLQNKVPRLDAETFAPIQNKNEKENWCPPGHGDIYFTMVQEGILDELLSKGFEIAFLSNGDNLGATVDPHIVSYLLKENIHFAMEMTPKTLADKKGGAIYRKMVGGKFIKYELLETAQVPKEHENEFSGLGKFRTFSTNNLWINLRALKERFNQGNFSLSLIVNPKQVDGKSVIQLETAMGSAVGNFSKFKGIIIPRDRFAPVKKTEDYLVRRSDVYVLNNDFSLTMARERKSAGLGEILVQLDEKHFKKIHQFDRLFQQYPSLVYCEELVVVGEVLFDLPITIKGKVKFQNLSDGLKKISSLSRKEFENETVSL, encoded by the coding sequence ATGGAGAAACAAAAATCGGATCAACTGATCACAGAAACGATGAAAGCTGCAGGCCTTTCGAATGCTTTCATTGCCGATTTTATTACCAAAGTGGATGCTGTTAGGAACGGCGAAACAGGGATGGTCAATTGGGAAGAAGTGGGTGATTTAGACCCAGAAACCGATGAAATTTCCCTAGAAACCATCCATTCTTCTTATCCTACGGATCTCAGTCTTCTTTCCAAATTGGTGGTAATCAAGTTGAATGGGGGTCTTGGAACCAGTATGGGCCTCGACAAAGCAAAGTCACTCATTCCCATCAAAGGTTCCATGTCCTTCCTTGCTGTGATGGCAAAACAAATTGAATTCATTCGTTCCGAATATGGAATTGATGTTCCTCTACTTTTTATGGATTCTTATAATACACAAAAAGAATCACAAATAGAATTAGAGAAAAATGGATTCAAACAAACTTTGCGAACTAGTTTTTTACAAAACAAGGTTCCTCGTTTGGATGCAGAAACTTTTGCCCCCATCCAAAACAAAAATGAAAAAGAAAATTGGTGCCCACCGGGTCATGGTGATATTTATTTTACTATGGTGCAAGAGGGGATTTTGGATGAATTACTCTCTAAAGGTTTTGAAATCGCCTTTCTCTCTAATGGAGACAATTTAGGCGCCACGGTCGATCCACATATTGTAAGTTACTTATTAAAAGAAAACATTCATTTTGCAATGGAGATGACTCCAAAAACTCTAGCCGATAAAAAAGGCGGGGCCATCTACAGAAAAATGGTAGGTGGAAAATTCATTAAGTATGAGTTATTAGAAACCGCCCAAGTTCCCAAAGAACATGAAAATGAATTTAGTGGTCTTGGAAAATTTAGAACCTTCTCTACAAACAACCTTTGGATCAATCTACGTGCTTTAAAAGAAAGATTCAACCAAGGGAATTTTTCTTTATCTCTCATTGTCAATCCCAAACAAGTGGATGGTAAATCGGTAATCCAATTGGAAACCGCTATGGGAAGTGCAGTAGGAAATTTTTCCAAATTCAAAGGAATCATTATTCCCAGAGATCGATTTGCACCGGTAAAAAAAACGGAAGACTATTTGGTAAGAAGATCCGATGTTTATGTTTTGAATAACGATTTTTCACTGACTATGGCTAGAGAAAGAAAATCTGCTGGCCTCGGTGAGATTTTAGTTCAACTTGATGAAAAACATTTCAAAAAAATACATCAATTTGACAGGTTATTTCAACAGTACCCATCTCTTGTTTATTGTGAAGAGTTGGTTGTCGTTGGTGAAGTCCTATTTGATCTTCCCATCACTATTAAAGGAAAAGTAAAATTTCAAAATCTATCGGATGGATTAAAAAAAATCTCTTCCTTGAGTCGTAAAGAATTTGAAAATGAAACCGTTTCTTTATGA
- a CDS encoding esterase/lipase family protein — protein MFRFIEYLERFWALLSFYLPSHLFVENNKDKNILIVPGFLAGRSYYSRLKSNLDNLGFKVGILSTLRDPLSLEEAVQYLASQILTAPNEVTLIAHNTGGLLVLILPDEARRKVKRLITLGTPFHGSDRFTNTRQSYWGFESDWVKTNYKNALSFPLFQPLSAIEDFSFPPQESTEFGQGRDLWFDIPGNYNLVRRNENIRTLREFLGTPKDSIGIIAPPKANPEFAVPKKIEVDFSKYEPSVYKKNQKQLAVKKKSAVKKAKPAKKSKAVAKPIAKPKAKKKAKKR, from the coding sequence ATGTTTCGATTCATAGAATATCTGGAACGTTTTTGGGCGTTATTGTCGTTTTATCTTCCCAGCCATTTGTTTGTGGAGAATAATAAGGATAAAAACATATTGATCGTTCCTGGGTTTCTCGCCGGACGTTCCTACTATTCTAGACTCAAATCCAACTTGGACAACTTGGGATTCAAAGTAGGAATCCTTTCCACTCTCCGTGACCCTTTGTCTTTGGAAGAGGCCGTCCAATACCTTGCCAGCCAAATTCTTACGGCACCTAACGAAGTGACTTTGATTGCTCATAACACCGGTGGGCTTCTCGTATTGATTTTACCAGATGAAGCCAGACGAAAAGTCAAACGCCTCATCACTCTCGGAACTCCCTTCCATGGTTCTGACAGGTTTACCAATACAAGACAATCCTATTGGGGATTTGAATCCGATTGGGTTAAAACAAATTATAAAAATGCTTTATCTTTTCCCCTCTTCCAACCTCTCTCTGCGATTGAAGACTTTTCTTTTCCCCCGCAAGAAAGTACGGAGTTTGGCCAAGGTCGTGACTTATGGTTTGATATCCCTGGAAATTATAACTTAGTACGTAGGAATGAAAACATCCGCACACTCAGAGAATTTTTGGGTACTCCGAAAGATAGTATTGGTATCATCGCACCTCCCAAAGCAAATCCTGAATTTGCAGTCCCTAAAAAGATTGAAGTGGATTTTTCGAAGTATGAACCATCGGTTTATAAAAAGAACCAAAAACAATTAGCTGTAAAGAAGAAGTCAGCTGTTAAAAAAGCCAAACCTGCAAAAAAATCAAAAGCTGTGGCAAAACCGATAGCGAAACCAAAAGCAAAGAAAAAGGCTAAAAAACGTTAA
- a CDS encoding four-helix bundle copper-binding protein — protein sequence MNRKELLQKAGMAVAVSGILSTLSAEDHDHSTMSMPTTGKSKYSKAMMAAMHCQLSAEVCLSHCLTELGKGEKSLAACATSTREVISLCDSFVKLASQSSTYTKKLANLCIEVCEACAKECDKHANHHAVCKECRDSCLTCVKELKKV from the coding sequence ATGAATCGCAAAGAATTATTACAAAAAGCAGGAATGGCAGTGGCTGTTTCGGGAATTTTATCTACACTTTCCGCAGAAGACCATGACCATTCTACTATGTCCATGCCAACAACTGGAAAATCAAAGTATTCCAAAGCAATGATGGCAGCTATGCATTGTCAACTTTCCGCTGAGGTTTGTCTCAGCCATTGCCTCACAGAACTTGGAAAAGGAGAGAAGTCATTGGCTGCTTGCGCCACAAGTACAAGAGAAGTCATCAGTCTATGTGATTCTTTTGTAAAACTAGCAAGCCAGTCTTCTACTTACACAAAGAAGTTAGCAAACTTATGTATTGAAGTTTGTGAAGCTTGTGCGAAGGAATGTGATAAACATGCCAACCACCACGCTGTTTGTAAAGAATGTCGAGACAGCTGTCTAACTTGCGTGAAAGAATTAAAGAAAGTCTAA
- a CDS encoding PilZ domain-containing protein produces MSSERRIYKRISEKVHLTYRVIQSGAGSAQFLPKDKGEGESQDISEGGLLFRTKEPMSLGTRLELELRFPDVKYVLYPKAKVVRLEEFGEGAFYEVGLEFNQMFDDDQKLLLEHISRLEI; encoded by the coding sequence ATGTCCAGCGAACGCCGAATCTACAAACGCATCTCCGAAAAAGTCCATCTCACATACCGAGTGATCCAATCGGGGGCCGGCTCGGCCCAGTTTTTACCCAAAGACAAAGGAGAGGGGGAATCCCAAGACATTTCTGAAGGTGGACTATTGTTCCGAACCAAAGAACCCATGTCTCTTGGGACAAGGTTGGAATTAGAATTAAGATTCCCCGATGTAAAGTACGTTTTGTACCCAAAAGCAAAGGTTGTACGTTTGGAAGAATTTGGAGAGGGAGCTTTTTATGAAGTGGGTCTTGAATTTAACCAAATGTTCGACGATGATCAAAAACTTTTGTTAGAACATATTAGCCGATTAGAAATCTAG
- a CDS encoding fibronectin type III domain-containing protein — MLRNTKQRIAIGTIFITVSLITFGFQPKPITGKTESKSSSKKPGLVPDPFELYQSIPPFQSEMSSSDLPGSYDLSNEFPLPADQGIYKDNVGYTVGYGLISYLEAKKKGIRNLSSVGPSSANGQKILYSPNFIYNQLNSGKDQAVSLLDALILAESRGSVSMEQMNESSSSFRTRPKANIVESGRKARLKRIYRIEPHDLTSIKLALAEKRPVLIGYLVYENFKDPKPDIIFEIGTGEILGAQSLVILGFNDKKKAFKVWNSWGTTWGDQGYLWISYETFPKYTKSVYVADSETENELLTQNKLHDALESLEYGEHNIFPPKEIFASRGDFSDRIRISWSREKRAIGYEVYRKRKIDTKYQMVGLSKQAFFEDFGIQKNTAYNYRVASLDENFLSKPSRDSNDGYAVDPTKPAGILPVTNLRASVASTNDRIQLEWDPQPISTTYAVYKWNPTARIYRFLGKTEKTSYIDLKASRNGDSEIYQVIPERNQLIGESSNYVSAHLDPSEILKPRPKNLTASKGLYAGTTILQWEGSPSAVAYHIFRKTNGQWKEIGITTELQFKDNDSYEKESFYAVASEFEGELFSLPSEPDIGFPSLVAGRAMGLKPPELDVSENRKTGEFLFTWNSIPKVTSYKIYMRKKNDPEWSLVKETLETNFRLQNLTKNQFYFFAIQSVSKGIGESLFSKPVTSVISDTVVDVKKVKTFGESAIQKFIGPWTAMYWDGKNKVKPIRLTIEAEDVEGNIIMKWNENQIFRGKNIVDSDLLEEKGKWKIKLSPNYESLSGEFEDQTLVPEKSQLSFIRE; from the coding sequence ATGTTACGGAACACCAAACAACGAATTGCGATTGGAACCATTTTTATCACAGTTTCCCTGATCACTTTCGGGTTCCAACCTAAACCCATCACCGGAAAAACCGAATCCAAATCGTCTTCAAAAAAACCGGGGCTCGTTCCCGATCCCTTCGAACTTTACCAATCAATCCCTCCTTTCCAATCCGAAATGTCAAGTTCCGACTTGCCAGGAAGTTACGACCTAAGCAACGAATTTCCACTTCCAGCAGACCAAGGGATCTATAAAGATAATGTTGGTTATACGGTTGGATATGGACTCATATCTTATTTAGAAGCGAAAAAAAAAGGGATTCGGAATCTATCTTCTGTTGGGCCTTCTTCTGCCAATGGCCAAAAGATATTATATTCACCTAACTTTATATACAACCAATTAAACAGTGGAAAAGACCAAGCAGTTTCTCTTTTGGATGCCCTGATCCTCGCAGAAAGCAGAGGTTCCGTTTCAATGGAACAGATGAACGAGTCTTCTTCTAGTTTCCGAACAAGACCAAAAGCCAATATTGTTGAATCGGGTAGAAAAGCTCGATTAAAAAGAATTTATAGAATTGAACCTCATGATCTAACTTCCATTAAACTAGCCTTGGCAGAAAAAAGACCGGTTTTAATAGGTTATTTGGTTTATGAAAATTTTAAAGATCCGAAACCAGATATTATCTTTGAAATCGGGACTGGTGAAATTTTAGGGGCACAGTCCTTAGTAATTTTAGGTTTTAACGACAAAAAGAAAGCATTCAAAGTTTGGAATTCTTGGGGAACCACTTGGGGGGACCAAGGGTATTTGTGGATTTCTTACGAAACTTTTCCTAAATATACTAAGTCAGTTTATGTCGCTGATTCGGAAACTGAAAACGAACTTCTAACACAGAATAAGCTACACGATGCCTTAGAGTCTTTGGAATACGGCGAACATAATATATTCCCGCCGAAAGAAATTTTTGCTTCTCGAGGTGATTTCTCCGATCGGATTCGGATCAGTTGGTCTAGAGAAAAACGGGCCATAGGTTACGAGGTTTACAGGAAACGTAAAATCGATACCAAATACCAGATGGTGGGCCTTTCCAAACAAGCCTTCTTTGAAGATTTCGGAATCCAAAAAAACACTGCCTACAATTACCGAGTGGCAAGTTTAGATGAGAATTTCCTCTCCAAACCATCCAGAGATTCAAACGATGGTTATGCGGTTGACCCAACAAAACCGGCTGGAATTTTACCAGTGACAAACCTTCGTGCATCAGTGGCTTCTACCAATGATCGGATTCAGCTCGAATGGGATCCGCAACCGATATCCACAACCTATGCGGTTTACAAGTGGAATCCAACTGCAAGGATTTACCGATTTTTGGGTAAAACCGAAAAAACCTCCTATATCGATTTAAAGGCAAGTCGCAACGGAGATAGTGAAATTTACCAAGTAATTCCAGAGAGAAACCAATTGATCGGTGAATCCAGTAATTATGTTTCCGCTCATTTAGATCCTTCTGAAATTTTAAAACCTCGCCCCAAAAACTTAACCGCATCAAAGGGACTGTATGCAGGTACCACTATTTTGCAATGGGAAGGTTCTCCCAGTGCTGTCGCCTATCATATATTCCGAAAGACAAATGGACAATGGAAAGAAATTGGAATAACTACTGAGCTCCAATTCAAAGACAACGACTCGTATGAAAAGGAATCTTTTTATGCTGTTGCTTCTGAATTTGAAGGAGAATTATTTAGCCTTCCGTCAGAGCCAGACATTGGATTCCCATCTCTGGTTGCAGGAAGGGCAATGGGACTAAAACCTCCCGAACTGGATGTTTCAGAAAATAGAAAAACGGGAGAATTTTTATTTACCTGGAATTCAATTCCCAAAGTTACATCATACAAAATTTATATGCGAAAAAAAAATGATCCCGAATGGAGTCTCGTCAAAGAAACTCTCGAAACAAATTTTAGATTACAGAACCTAACAAAAAACCAATTTTACTTCTTTGCTATTCAATCAGTATCCAAAGGAATCGGAGAAAGCCTATTTTCAAAACCTGTCACATCAGTCATTTCTGATACAGTCGTTGATGTAAAAAAAGTAAAAACATTTGGTGAATCCGCCATACAAAAGTTTATTGGCCCCTGGACAGCAATGTACTGGGATGGGAAAAATAAAGTGAAACCAATACGATTGACTATTGAAGCAGAAGATGTTGAGGGTAACATCATCATGAAGTGGAATGAAAATCAAATCTTTCGAGGCAAAAATATAGTAGATTCTGACTTATTAGAAGAAAAAGGAAAATGGAAAATCAAACTATCACCTAACTATGAGTCTCTGTCTGGCGAATTTGAAGACCAAACCCTTGTTCCAGAAAAAAGCCAACTTTCCTTTATAAGAGAATAA
- a CDS encoding efflux RND transporter permease subunit gives MSIASFSIKRPIFISSLVIIMVITGFISLKRIGVDLFPDINIPFVVVSTVYPGAGPEEIETSISKPLEEELSSISGLKRITSRNQEGISMVFAEFNLTTDIKYAEQQVRDKTARVKPLFPDSSKEPLVQRFDPSDQPIMRISLFADLPEGELYDLAKEKIKTKLEQVNNVGAVKIIGGSRREIHIELDRNKINAFQVPAISIGNQIKNSGVNIPAGKVEGGDKETSFRTVAKYESLSQIENTVVSFGGEFGRGVLVKDLGQVKDTLQDRQTLGMLYAPISAEEHDEPSLIGKLLFKYEAPKKERIQKKALFLDVYKQSGANTVEVADGILGKIDTINAQIKDLKGTPKVILIRDGSKWIRANIEDVTIAIILGILLAVIVVYLFLGNIRSTLITGMALPNSMLGAFIIMYAMGFTMNVMTLLALSLAVGLLVDDAIVVRENIFRKLEEGESVIVAARKGTEEVTLAVIGTSLTVIAVFLPIGFLSGIVGQFFKQFGLTVVFAMIISLFDGLTVAPMLSAYFAGKTDIHKKKNIVLRNFDKFQNFLDRMYGIIMKFALKKPWAVILLTFLTLITSIFSLAFVKKTFLPANDQGEFMVNVEMAPGTSLQGTSETVEQIQNEIIKAIPELELLATVVGNSDGESNIATIGVALLPAEYRKRTTGDVKDQIREFLKAYPQARPKVNDYSAIGGGVQYPFNLNLKGENLKDLETYSFKVMEELRKVPDLTDVDTTYRTGKPEFQVVPNRAKMQTVGVVAGVMGAELRYHIEGGEVAKYLENGIEYDVRLRLKEDQRNLRKSFYETRVPNIQNRLIPLSAIAEGKESSSPARIIREDRSRVVPINANLAPGGAIASASESAAKILKEKLPPPPGITYSFVGQSEDFKELLQNIVLAFGMALIFIYLVLASLYESFITPITILFAIPPAISGAFFALALTGEMLNLFSMIGLILLMGLVAKNSILLVDHAILAMKEHGMTREEAIFDAGSKRLRPILMTSLAMIAGTLPIALGIGEASKSRTAMGIAIIGGLVLSTLITLIVVPAVFGYIDRLREKIEGAFRPDFEIRPEDLED, from the coding sequence ATGAGTATTGCTTCCTTTTCCATCAAACGACCTATTTTTATATCCTCACTAGTCATCATTATGGTGATTACTGGTTTTATTTCCCTGAAACGAATTGGAGTCGATCTTTTTCCCGACATCAACATTCCCTTCGTTGTGGTTTCGACTGTGTATCCTGGTGCAGGACCAGAAGAGATTGAAACTTCGATTTCCAAACCATTGGAAGAAGAACTCAGTTCCATCTCTGGTCTCAAACGAATCACATCTCGGAACCAAGAAGGAATCTCTATGGTGTTTGCCGAGTTCAACCTAACCACAGACATCAAATACGCGGAACAACAAGTTCGGGATAAAACAGCTCGAGTGAAACCGCTCTTTCCTGATTCTTCTAAAGAACCTTTGGTCCAGAGGTTTGATCCTTCTGACCAACCCATCATGCGGATCTCACTCTTTGCTGATCTACCGGAGGGGGAACTCTATGATTTGGCAAAAGAGAAAATCAAAACCAAACTCGAACAAGTAAACAACGTAGGTGCTGTCAAAATCATTGGGGGATCTCGTAGAGAAATCCATATTGAGCTTGATCGAAACAAAATCAATGCCTTCCAAGTTCCCGCCATTTCCATTGGAAACCAAATCAAAAATTCAGGAGTCAATATTCCTGCCGGAAAAGTAGAAGGGGGAGATAAAGAAACTTCCTTTCGAACTGTTGCCAAATATGAATCTTTATCTCAAATTGAGAACACGGTTGTGTCTTTTGGTGGTGAATTTGGTCGAGGGGTTCTAGTAAAGGATTTGGGGCAAGTTAAGGACACCCTCCAAGACCGCCAAACGCTGGGTATGTTGTATGCACCGATCAGTGCGGAAGAACATGACGAACCTTCCCTCATCGGAAAGTTATTATTCAAATACGAGGCTCCTAAAAAAGAAAGGATTCAAAAGAAAGCACTTTTCCTAGATGTATACAAACAATCAGGAGCCAACACAGTAGAAGTTGCCGATGGAATCCTTGGCAAAATTGATACCATCAATGCTCAAATCAAAGATCTCAAAGGGACACCGAAAGTAATTTTGATTCGAGATGGATCCAAATGGATTCGGGCAAACATCGAAGACGTGACCATAGCCATCATCCTTGGGATTTTACTGGCTGTAATTGTAGTGTATCTCTTTCTTGGGAACATACGTTCCACACTCATCACCGGTATGGCACTCCCCAACTCTATGTTAGGTGCTTTTATCATCATGTATGCCATGGGTTTTACCATGAATGTGATGACTCTCCTTGCGCTATCACTTGCGGTCGGACTGCTTGTGGATGATGCCATTGTGGTCCGGGAAAATATCTTCCGTAAACTAGAAGAAGGGGAATCTGTCATTGTAGCGGCAAGGAAAGGAACAGAAGAAGTAACTCTTGCTGTCATTGGAACTTCCTTAACGGTCATTGCTGTATTTCTTCCGATTGGATTTCTTTCCGGGATTGTAGGTCAGTTTTTTAAACAATTCGGTCTAACCGTAGTTTTTGCGATGATCATCTCCCTTTTTGATGGTCTGACCGTAGCACCCATGTTATCTGCTTATTTTGCAGGGAAAACAGACATCCATAAAAAGAAAAACATAGTCCTTCGTAACTTTGATAAGTTTCAAAATTTTTTGGACAGAATGTACGGAATCATCATGAAGTTTGCCCTAAAAAAACCATGGGCAGTCATTTTACTTACCTTCCTTACTTTGATTACTAGTATTTTTTCACTTGCATTTGTAAAAAAGACCTTTCTCCCGGCCAATGACCAAGGGGAATTTATGGTGAATGTGGAAATGGCTCCAGGAACTTCCTTACAAGGGACGTCTGAAACAGTGGAACAAATCCAGAATGAAATCATCAAAGCCATTCCTGAATTAGAACTTCTGGCAACGGTTGTTGGAAATAGCGATGGCGAATCCAATATCGCCACCATCGGGGTTGCCCTCCTACCGGCAGAATATCGCAAACGAACCACAGGAGATGTGAAAGACCAAATCCGCGAATTCCTAAAGGCCTACCCACAAGCAAGACCCAAAGTGAACGACTATTCCGCGATAGGTGGTGGGGTACAATACCCGTTCAACTTAAATCTAAAAGGGGAAAACTTAAAAGATTTAGAAACCTATTCCTTTAAAGTGATGGAAGAATTACGTAAAGTTCCAGATCTAACCGACGTGGATACAACCTATCGAACCGGAAAACCAGAATTCCAAGTGGTGCCAAACCGAGCCAAAATGCAGACAGTCGGTGTGGTTGCTGGTGTGATGGGCGCAGAACTTCGTTACCATATTGAAGGTGGGGAAGTGGCTAAGTATTTGGAAAACGGAATTGAATATGACGTTCGCCTAAGGTTAAAAGAAGACCAACGTAACTTACGTAAGTCCTTCTATGAAACTCGAGTTCCAAATATCCAAAACCGACTGATTCCTCTCAGTGCCATTGCCGAAGGAAAAGAAAGTAGTTCTCCTGCTAGGATCATCCGAGAAGACAGATCTCGAGTGGTTCCTATCAACGCAAATCTTGCCCCCGGGGGAGCCATTGCTTCGGCGTCGGAATCAGCAGCAAAGATATTAAAAGAAAAACTCCCTCCACCTCCGGGAATCACTTATTCCTTTGTGGGCCAATCGGAAGACTTTAAGGAACTGTTACAAAACATCGTCCTTGCTTTTGGAATGGCACTTATTTTCATCTATCTTGTGTTAGCTTCTCTTTATGAGTCTTTTATCACACCGATCACCATTCTTTTTGCGATCCCGCCAGCCATTTCGGGAGCTTTCTTTGCTCTGGCTTTGACGGGTGAGATGCTGAATCTATTTAGTATGATTGGACTCATTCTCCTGATGGGACTTGTGGCCAAAAACTCCATCCTTCTTGTGGATCACGCCATCCTTGCCATGAAAGAACATGGAATGACTAGAGAGGAAGCTATCTTTGATGCGGGTTCCAAACGACTTCGTCCCATCCTTATGACATCTCTTGCGATGATTGCGGGAACTCTACCGATTGCTTTGGGAATTGGAGAAGCATCGAAATCAAGAACAGCGATGGGGATTGCCATCATTGGGGGACTTGTCCTTTCGACTCTCATCACTCTCATTGTAGTGCCTGCCGTGTTTGGATACATTGATCGTTTGCGTGAAAAGATCGAAGGTGCCTTCCGCCCTGATTTTGAAATCCGACCAGAGGATTTAGAAGACTAA